From the genome of Hymenobacter sp. PAMC 26628, one region includes:
- the alaS gene encoding alanine--tRNA ligase yields MSLPTAAHVRQQFLDFFASKGHHIVPSAPLVVKDDPTLLFINSGMAPFKDYFLGNRPAPFKRIADTQKCLRVSGKHNDLEEVGYDTYHHTMFEMLGNWSFGDYFKKDAIAWAWELLTDVFKLEKDRLYVTYFEGDKGDGLGPDAETQALWRQYTTDDRILPGNKKDNFWEMGDTGPCGPCTEIHVDLRTAEERAQTPGHQLVNADHPQVVEVWNNVFMEFQRLADKSLVKLPAQSVDTGMGFERLMMAVSGVRSNYDTDVFQPLIQFIAKEVGIEYHGTSPATVNDQPATENEKTDIAIRVLADHIRAIAFTIADGQLPSNVKAGYVIRRILRRAVRYAFSSLNQKQPFLYKLVPVLADQMAGIFPELKAQQAFVTRVIEEEEIAFLKTLETGLRRLDALEEAARQNGGVIDGATAFELSDTFGFPLDLTALIAREKGLTVDEAGFQQALAQQKNRSRNAQETEQSDWVTVAEAEGPNVFVGYDQDEATARLLRYRKIDKKGKTEYQLVLDQTPFYAESGGQIGDTGYLESDVDRLRVLDTKRENDLIIHTVLELPQELTAEFWARPDAARRTLVRNNHTATHLLQAALRRVLGEHVQQKGSLVNDKLLRFDFSHFTKVTNGQLREIEQLVNEQIRRQIPLDERRNVPIAEAKTLGAMALFGEKYGEFVRVITFDKDYSVELCGGLHVANTGSIGYFKIVAESAVGAGVRRLEAVTAGPAEVYVDQQLDLLAQVREALGNPQHLLTSLEKQTEEIGALRKQMEQFAQQSINQQKDQLAGQVKPLNGVNFLAAQVQATSAEGLKTLAFNLRQAVPNLVLVLGAEIDGKPQLAVMLDDELAKAGKLNATALVRELAKEIQGGGGGQPFFATAGGKNLAGLGAAIAKAEAAVSTAL; encoded by the coding sequence ATGTCGCTCCCCACCGCCGCGCACGTCCGCCAGCAATTCCTCGATTTCTTCGCCTCCAAAGGCCACCACATCGTGCCCTCGGCCCCGCTCGTGGTGAAAGACGACCCCACGCTGCTGTTTATCAACAGCGGCATGGCCCCGTTCAAAGACTACTTCCTGGGCAACCGCCCCGCGCCCTTCAAGCGCATCGCCGACACCCAGAAGTGCCTGCGCGTCAGCGGTAAGCACAACGATTTGGAGGAGGTGGGCTATGACACCTACCACCACACGATGTTCGAAATGCTGGGCAACTGGTCGTTCGGCGATTACTTCAAGAAGGACGCCATTGCCTGGGCCTGGGAGCTGCTCACCGACGTATTCAAGCTCGAAAAAGACCGGCTCTACGTGACGTATTTCGAGGGCGATAAGGGCGACGGCCTGGGCCCCGACGCCGAAACGCAGGCCCTGTGGCGCCAGTACACCACCGACGACCGCATCCTGCCCGGCAACAAGAAGGACAACTTCTGGGAGATGGGCGACACGGGGCCCTGCGGCCCCTGCACCGAAATCCACGTGGACCTGCGCACCGCCGAGGAGCGCGCCCAAACGCCTGGCCACCAGCTCGTCAACGCCGACCACCCGCAGGTGGTGGAGGTGTGGAACAACGTGTTCATGGAGTTCCAGCGCCTGGCCGACAAGTCGCTCGTCAAGCTGCCGGCCCAGAGCGTGGACACCGGCATGGGCTTCGAGCGCCTGATGATGGCCGTGTCGGGCGTGCGCTCGAACTACGACACCGACGTGTTCCAGCCGCTCATCCAGTTCATTGCCAAGGAAGTAGGCATCGAGTACCACGGCACCTCGCCGGCCACGGTGAACGACCAGCCGGCCACCGAAAACGAGAAAACCGACATCGCCATCCGGGTGCTGGCCGACCACATCCGCGCCATCGCCTTCACCATCGCCGACGGCCAGCTGCCGAGCAACGTGAAGGCCGGCTACGTCATCCGCCGCATCCTGCGCCGGGCCGTGCGCTACGCCTTTTCGAGCTTGAACCAGAAGCAGCCCTTCCTCTACAAGCTCGTGCCCGTGCTGGCCGACCAGATGGCCGGCATTTTCCCCGAGCTGAAGGCCCAGCAGGCCTTCGTGACGCGGGTGATTGAGGAAGAGGAAATTGCGTTCCTGAAAACGCTGGAAACCGGCCTGCGCCGTCTGGACGCGCTGGAGGAAGCCGCCCGCCAGAACGGCGGCGTCATCGACGGCGCCACGGCCTTCGAGCTGAGCGACACATTCGGCTTCCCGCTGGATTTGACGGCCCTCATCGCCCGCGAAAAAGGGCTGACGGTGGACGAGGCCGGCTTCCAGCAAGCGCTGGCGCAGCAGAAAAACCGCAGCCGCAACGCCCAGGAAACCGAGCAGAGCGACTGGGTGACGGTGGCCGAAGCCGAGGGGCCCAACGTGTTCGTGGGCTACGACCAGGACGAGGCCACTGCCCGCCTGCTGCGCTACCGCAAAATTGACAAGAAGGGCAAGACGGAATACCAATTGGTGCTCGACCAAACGCCGTTCTACGCCGAAAGTGGCGGCCAGATTGGCGACACCGGCTACCTGGAAAGCGACGTGGACCGGCTGCGCGTGCTGGACACGAAGCGCGAGAACGACCTCATCATCCACACGGTGCTGGAGCTGCCGCAGGAGCTGACGGCCGAGTTCTGGGCCCGGCCCGACGCGGCGCGGCGCACGCTCGTGCGCAACAACCACACGGCTACGCACTTGCTGCAAGCCGCCCTGCGCCGCGTGCTCGGCGAGCACGTGCAGCAAAAAGGCTCGCTGGTGAACGACAAGCTGCTGCGCTTCGACTTCTCGCACTTCACGAAGGTGACCAACGGGCAGCTGCGCGAGATTGAGCAGCTGGTGAACGAGCAGATTCGGCGGCAAATCCCGCTCGATGAGCGCCGCAACGTGCCCATTGCCGAGGCCAAAACGCTGGGCGCCATGGCCTTGTTCGGCGAGAAGTACGGCGAGTTCGTGCGCGTCATCACCTTCGACAAAGACTATTCGGTGGAGTTGTGCGGTGGCCTGCACGTGGCCAACACGGGCAGCATCGGCTACTTCAAAATCGTGGCCGAAAGCGCCGTGGGGGCTGGCGTGCGCCGCCTCGAAGCCGTGACGGCCGGCCCCGCCGAAGTCTACGTGGACCAGCAGCTTGACCTGCTCGCCCAGGTGCGCGAGGCCCTCGGCAACCCCCAGCACTTGCTGACGTCGCTCGAAAAGCAAACCGAGGAAATTGGGGCCCTGCGCAAGCAAATGGAGCAGTTTGCCCAGCAAAGCATCAACCAGCAGAAAGACCAATTGGCCGGCCAGGTGAAGCCGCTGAACGGCGTGAACTTCCTCGCCGCCCAGGTGCAGGCCACCAGCGCCGAGGGCCTCAAAACCCTGGCCTTCAACCTGCGCCAGGCCGTGCCGAACCTCGTGCTGGTATTGGGCGCCGAAATCGACGGCAAGCCCCAGCTAGCCGTGATGCTCGACGACGAGCTGGCCAAAGCCGGTAAGCTCAACGCCACGGCGCTGGTGCGCGAACTGGCCAAGGAAATCCAGGGCGGCGGCGGCGGGCAGCCGTTCTTCGCCACGGCCGGCGGCAAAAACCTGGCGGGCCTGGGCGCGGCCATCGCCAAGGCCGAGGCTGCGGTTTCGACAGCACTATAG
- a CDS encoding MerR family transcriptional regulator, whose protein sequence is MPYKERTIEKQYFTIGEVAAQFKVAESLVRFWETEFDELKPRRSKKGNRLYTPQDIDTFRTIFHLVKERGYTIPGAREMLKQKGPQLKDKIDAVQAIERVRAFLVSLKKELDVARPE, encoded by the coding sequence ATGCCCTATAAAGAGCGCACCATCGAAAAACAGTACTTTACCATCGGCGAAGTGGCCGCCCAGTTCAAGGTGGCCGAGTCGCTGGTGCGCTTCTGGGAAACCGAGTTCGACGAGCTGAAACCGCGCCGCAGCAAGAAGGGCAACCGCCTCTACACGCCGCAGGACATCGACACGTTCCGCACCATTTTCCACCTTGTCAAGGAGCGCGGCTACACCATCCCGGGGGCCCGCGAAATGCTCAAGCAGAAGGGCCCCCAGCTCAAGGATAAAATCGACGCCGTGCAGGCCATCGAGCGCGTCCGGGCCTTTTTGGTGAGCCTAAAGAAGGAGCTGGACGTGGCCCGGCCGGAGTAG
- the dprA gene encoding DNA-processing protein DprA, producing the protein MPQTITDDLFHELALTLIPGIGPQITRQLMSYGGSAKNVLLMPPGKLRRIPGVGPKAVASLTGPERATALSRAEKDLRQAEKEGVEILFYTSKRYPHRLKLIPDAPVILYYQGPADLNALKIVALVGTRQSTEYGREQTERIVRGLVPHRPLVVSGLAYGIDILAHRAALQEGLPTVGVMATGLDVIYPAAHRKTAEKMREVGGLLTEFPFGTGPDRYNFPQRNRIIAGLADGTVVVEAAIKGGALITAELALSYDRDVLAVPGNLGSLASEGCNALIKNNKAAIYTEPRDLEVILNWDAALHSGKFKPAPAYSPDDFTADEFALIAVLSAAAGREAQMDDLAWKAQLAIHAVAALLLGLEFRGVVRALPGKKFALV; encoded by the coding sequence ATGCCCCAAACGATTACTGACGATTTATTCCACGAACTGGCCCTCACGCTCATCCCCGGCATTGGCCCGCAGATTACGCGGCAGCTGATGAGCTACGGTGGCTCGGCCAAAAACGTGCTGCTGATGCCGCCGGGCAAGCTGCGGCGCATTCCCGGCGTGGGGCCCAAAGCGGTGGCCAGCCTTACGGGCCCCGAGCGCGCCACGGCCCTCAGCCGCGCCGAAAAGGACCTGCGGCAGGCAGAGAAAGAGGGCGTCGAAATCCTATTTTACACTAGCAAGCGCTACCCGCACCGCCTCAAACTCATCCCCGACGCGCCGGTCATCCTCTACTACCAGGGCCCCGCCGACCTCAATGCGCTCAAAATCGTGGCCCTCGTCGGCACCCGGCAATCCACGGAGTACGGGCGCGAGCAAACCGAGCGCATCGTGCGGGGGCTGGTGCCGCACCGGCCGCTGGTGGTCAGCGGCTTAGCCTACGGCATTGATATTCTGGCCCACCGCGCGGCTTTGCAGGAAGGCCTGCCCACGGTGGGCGTGATGGCCACCGGCCTCGACGTCATCTACCCCGCCGCGCACCGCAAAACGGCCGAAAAAATGCGCGAAGTGGGCGGCCTGCTCACCGAATTCCCCTTCGGCACGGGGCCCGACCGGTACAATTTTCCGCAGCGCAACCGCATCATCGCCGGGCTCGCCGACGGCACCGTGGTGGTGGAAGCGGCCATTAAGGGCGGGGCCCTCATCACCGCCGAGCTAGCCCTGAGCTACGACCGCGACGTGCTGGCCGTGCCCGGCAACCTGGGCTCGCTGGCCTCCGAGGGCTGCAACGCCCTGATTAAAAATAACAAGGCCGCCATCTACACCGAGCCCCGCGACCTGGAGGTTATTCTGAATTGGGACGCGGCCCTGCACTCGGGCAAGTTCAAGCCCGCCCCCGCCTACTCGCCCGACGATTTCACGGCCGACGAATTTGCGCTCATCGCCGTACTCTCCGCCGCCGCCGGCCGCGAGGCCCAGATGGACGACCTCGCCTGGAAGGCCCAGCTGGCCATCCACGCCGTGGCCGCGCTGCTGCTGGGCCTGGAGTTTCGGGGCGTGGTGCGGGCCCTGCCGGGCAAGAAATTCGCGCTTGTCTGA
- a CDS encoding aminotransferase class IV, which produces MFLLHNGQLVAADAFALPLPNRGLAFGDGFFETLVFAENRLRYTADHLARMQQAATALYLTLPATLATPGALAATLGALAAANGLPAARLRLQLWRAGGGRYAPPTATAEWLATAEPFAPDEAPIAQAGFAQETHSLFSPLSFCKGPQAWLYVRAAHERQQRGWDEIILCDAAGHVAEAGAAAIFWLKDGALFTPSLASGCVAGVRRAQVLRAAKAQGLACREGLFPPEELLAADAVFTANVAAVRAVKRIDLTIFKSHHIDAQFKNQPN; this is translated from the coding sequence ATGTTCCTGCTTCACAACGGCCAGTTGGTGGCCGCCGATGCCTTTGCCCTGCCCCTGCCCAACCGCGGCCTAGCCTTCGGCGACGGCTTCTTTGAAACCCTGGTGTTCGCCGAAAACCGCCTGCGCTACACCGCCGACCACCTCGCCCGGATGCAGCAGGCCGCCACCGCCCTGTACCTGACGCTGCCAGCTACCCTGGCCACGCCCGGGGCCCTGGCCGCCACCCTGGGGGCCCTGGCCGCCGCCAACGGCCTGCCCGCCGCCCGCCTGCGCCTGCAGCTGTGGCGCGCCGGCGGCGGCCGCTACGCCCCGCCCACCGCCACCGCCGAGTGGCTGGCCACCGCCGAACCCTTCGCGCCCGACGAAGCGCCCATTGCGCAAGCCGGTTTTGCCCAGGAAACACATTCGCTGTTTTCGCCGCTCAGCTTCTGCAAGGGACCCCAGGCGTGGCTCTACGTGCGCGCCGCCCACGAGCGCCAGCAGCGCGGCTGGGACGAAATCATCCTCTGCGACGCGGCCGGGCACGTGGCCGAAGCCGGCGCCGCGGCCATTTTCTGGCTGAAGGACGGGGCCCTATTCACGCCGTCGCTGGCCAGCGGCTGCGTGGCGGGCGTGCGGCGGGCCCAGGTACTGCGGGCGGCCAAGGCGCAGGGCCTGGCGTGCCGCGAAGGGCTTTTCCCACCGGAAGAATTGTTAGCGGCCGACGCGGTTTTCACGGCCAATGTGGCGGCGGTGCGGGCGGTGAAACGGATTGATCTGACAATTTTTAAATCGCATCATATTGATGCACAATTCAAAAATCAACCGAATTGA
- a CDS encoding HTH domain-containing protein, with the protein MTFLAIAEAVLKDSSPLNAQQIWDKALISGLAAQVKTTGKTPWATLGAQLYVDLKNNAATKFCKVGKGKFALAEMQQTVDTSIVAAVLPESINIEAAGNQKKVEKLLQSVKQEEYYLEKHLHPFLAHFAFYKLKAYAKTLNHSKSAKSSYGEWVHPDMVSCAFPFLQDGWHSEVSSLSRSIGNASIRLCSFELKRKLDMTNLREVFFQAVSNSSWANESYLVAAKISDSQDFLSELKRLSSSFNIGVIRLNTEHPDKAEIILPARFKENLDWDTMNKLAMNKDFKDFLSRVQKDLKSNEVYKEQYDKVFSQSELLKSIETIQFG; encoded by the coding sequence ATGACTTTTCTTGCGATAGCCGAAGCCGTTTTAAAAGATTCATCACCTCTAAACGCTCAACAGATATGGGATAAGGCATTGATTTCCGGTCTGGCTGCGCAAGTGAAAACAACAGGAAAAACGCCTTGGGCTACGCTCGGGGCCCAATTGTACGTTGACTTAAAAAACAACGCAGCCACTAAATTTTGCAAAGTTGGTAAAGGAAAATTTGCGCTTGCAGAAATGCAGCAGACAGTAGATACTTCGATTGTGGCTGCTGTATTACCTGAATCTATTAATATCGAAGCTGCAGGTAACCAGAAGAAAGTAGAAAAATTGTTACAATCGGTTAAACAAGAAGAATATTATTTAGAAAAACATTTGCACCCTTTTTTAGCTCACTTTGCTTTCTATAAATTGAAAGCATATGCAAAAACGCTAAATCATAGTAAATCGGCGAAAAGCAGTTATGGCGAATGGGTACATCCTGACATGGTTTCTTGTGCTTTTCCATTTCTTCAAGATGGGTGGCATAGCGAAGTTTCCAGCTTGAGTCGCTCCATTGGCAACGCTTCAATCCGGTTGTGTTCTTTTGAATTAAAACGCAAGCTTGATATGACTAATTTGCGCGAAGTGTTTTTTCAGGCAGTCTCGAACTCTTCATGGGCAAACGAAAGCTATTTGGTAGCAGCTAAAATATCTGATTCACAAGATTTTTTAAGCGAACTAAAGCGTTTGTCCTCTTCTTTCAACATCGGTGTTATTCGTCTCAATACCGAACATCCCGATAAAGCAGAAATAATACTTCCAGCTCGGTTTAAAGAAAATCTGGATTGGGATACTATGAATAAATTAGCAATGAATAAAGATTTTAAAGATTTTTTGTCGAGAGTTCAGAAGGATTTAAAAAGTAACGAAGTTTATAAAGAACAATATGATAAAGTGTTCTCACAATCAGAGTTATTGAAATCTATCGAAACAATTCAATTCGGTTGA
- a CDS encoding thymidylate synthase, whose translation MRQYQALLRQILDHGTAKTDRTGTGTKSIFGPQMRFDLAEGFPLVTTKKVHLKSIIYELLWFLQGDTNVAYLQANGVKIWDEWADADGELGPVYGHQWRSWPDGRGGHIDQISQIIQQLRTQPDSRRMVVSAWNVADLPAMKLPACHALFQFYVADGRLSCQLYQRSADVFLGVPFNIASYALLTLMVAQVTGLQPGEFIWTGGDTHLYSNHLEQAELQLTRAPRPLPHMRLNPAVADIFGFQYDDFKLENYDPWPAIKAPVAV comes from the coding sequence ATGCGCCAATACCAAGCCCTCCTCCGCCAAATCCTCGACCACGGCACCGCCAAAACCGACCGAACCGGCACGGGCACCAAGTCAATTTTTGGGCCCCAGATGCGGTTCGATTTGGCCGAGGGCTTCCCGCTCGTCACCACCAAAAAAGTGCATTTGAAGAGCATCATCTACGAATTGCTGTGGTTCTTGCAGGGCGACACCAACGTCGCCTACCTGCAGGCCAACGGGGTGAAAATTTGGGACGAGTGGGCCGACGCCGACGGCGAACTGGGCCCCGTGTACGGCCACCAGTGGCGCTCGTGGCCCGACGGCCGCGGCGGCCACATCGACCAGATCAGCCAGATCATCCAGCAGCTCCGCACCCAGCCCGACTCGCGCCGCATGGTGGTGAGCGCCTGGAACGTGGCCGACCTGCCGGCCATGAAGCTGCCCGCCTGCCACGCCCTGTTCCAGTTTTACGTGGCCGACGGCCGGCTCTCGTGCCAGCTCTACCAGCGCTCGGCCGACGTGTTCCTGGGCGTGCCGTTCAACATTGCCTCCTACGCGCTGCTCACGCTGATGGTGGCCCAAGTGACGGGCCTGCAGCCCGGCGAGTTCATCTGGACCGGCGGCGACACGCATTTGTACAGCAACCACCTGGAACAGGCCGAGTTGCAGCTCACCCGCGCGCCGCGCCCGCTGCCCCACATGCGCCTCAACCCGGCCGTGGCGGACATCTTCGGTTTCCAGTACGACGATTTTAAGCTGGAGAATTACGACCCATGGCCGGCCATCAAGGCCCCGGTGGCCGTATAA
- a CDS encoding efflux RND transporter permease subunit, with protein sequence MSLRRSAYFALLVLGLLSALSAFYVAQLRFNYNFNDFYPAGDPDLDYYQGYTQRFGNDNDYLLLGLEAPKGRTVFDADFLGRVDSLTRLARGQRHVVAVTSPTTLTNPVVEGLGFFNLPYLRPAAYRADPAQRARDSTLIYRTPGLVGNVFSPNARAVALVIQTTPDLKKPPGDSLLAVLRGGLKQYGFPESSYHLAGRAVAQSVFVDRLQRELVVFMSLSVLLVTGLLWFTFRTWWGVALPLVVVLGAILWGLGVMGACGVRIDLMTALLPVMMFVVGTSDTVHIITRYVAELGYGASKKDALRVTIKESGFGSALSAVTTSLGFFTLMTSSIRPIYNFGLFTGIAVLLAFVLSFTLLPALLTLLKKPQLRVARTQGHSWDGVLSRLFRQVLARRRLIFTVSGLVVAASIGLATRVHINSMLLDDLSKSDPVRQDFFFFEKQFAGVRPFELELKPAPGRTVYDLAVLRETARIEDYLRGPYGLRFAASPVTLVKSVRKALHGGGLEAYRLPADSAELRGLQSKLRLFRKKPEFRALALPDGSAGRLTGRMADVGSIRADALNAGLRRFLRTRIDSTVLRTRLTGSSNLIDKNNENLTLNMITGMSIDILMVTLIVLALFKSFKMTIIVLIPNLVPILIVAGVMGLAGVSMKVSTSIIFTIAFGIAVDDTIHFISKLRLTLAHETSVFRAVRHTYLLAGKAVIVTSLILVGGFSTLLFSSFDGTFYVGFLIGLTLLFGVVAELTLLPLLILFFYKRKPVAIEKVLN encoded by the coding sequence ATGTCCCTCCGCCGTTCTGCTTACTTCGCCCTGCTCGTGCTGGGGCTGCTCTCCGCCCTCAGCGCCTTTTATGTGGCCCAGCTGCGGTTCAATTACAATTTCAACGACTTCTACCCCGCCGGCGACCCCGACCTGGACTACTACCAGGGCTACACCCAGCGCTTCGGCAACGACAACGACTACCTGCTGCTGGGCCTGGAGGCCCCCAAGGGCCGGACGGTGTTCGACGCCGATTTCCTGGGCCGCGTCGATTCGCTCACGCGCCTGGCCCGGGGGCAGCGGCACGTGGTGGCCGTCACCTCCCCCACCACCCTCACCAACCCCGTGGTGGAGGGCCTGGGCTTCTTCAACCTGCCCTACCTGCGCCCGGCCGCCTACCGCGCCGACCCCGCCCAGCGGGCCCGCGACTCCACCCTGATTTACCGCACGCCGGGCCTGGTGGGCAACGTGTTCAGCCCCAACGCCCGGGCCGTGGCCCTGGTCATCCAAACCACGCCCGACCTCAAAAAGCCGCCCGGCGACTCGCTGCTGGCCGTGCTGCGCGGGGGCCTCAAGCAATACGGCTTCCCCGAAAGCAGCTACCACCTGGCGGGCCGCGCCGTGGCCCAGTCGGTGTTCGTCGACCGGCTCCAGCGCGAGCTGGTGGTGTTCATGAGCCTCTCGGTGCTGCTCGTGACGGGGCTGCTGTGGTTCACGTTTCGCACGTGGTGGGGCGTGGCGCTGCCGCTGGTGGTGGTGCTGGGGGCCATTTTGTGGGGCCTGGGCGTGATGGGGGCCTGCGGGGTGCGCATCGACCTGATGACGGCCCTGCTGCCGGTGATGATGTTCGTGGTGGGCACCTCCGACACGGTGCACATCATCACCCGCTACGTGGCCGAGCTAGGCTACGGGGCCAGCAAAAAAGACGCCCTGCGCGTTACCATCAAGGAATCGGGGTTCGGTTCGGCGCTGTCGGCCGTGACGACTAGCCTGGGCTTTTTCACGCTGATGACCAGCTCCATCCGGCCCATCTACAACTTTGGGCTGTTCACGGGCATCGCCGTGCTGCTGGCGTTCGTGCTCAGCTTCACGCTGTTGCCGGCGCTGCTCACGCTCCTCAAGAAGCCGCAGCTGCGGGTGGCGCGCACCCAGGGCCACAGCTGGGACGGCGTGCTGAGCCGCCTGTTCCGGCAGGTGCTGGCGCGGCGGCGGCTCATTTTCACGGTCAGCGGGCTGGTGGTGGCGGCTTCCATTGGGCTGGCCACGCGGGTGCACATCAACTCCATGCTGCTCGATGATTTGTCGAAGAGCGACCCCGTGCGGCAGGATTTTTTCTTTTTTGAGAAGCAATTTGCTGGCGTGCGGCCCTTCGAGCTGGAGCTGAAGCCGGCCCCCGGCCGCACCGTGTACGACCTGGCGGTGCTGCGCGAAACCGCCCGCATCGAGGACTACCTGCGGGGGCCCTACGGCCTGCGCTTCGCCGCCTCGCCCGTCACGCTCGTCAAGTCGGTGCGCAAGGCCCTGCACGGCGGCGGGCTGGAAGCGTACCGCCTCCCCGCCGATTCGGCCGAGCTGCGCGGCCTGCAAAGCAAGCTGCGCCTGTTCCGCAAAAAGCCCGAGTTTAGGGCCCTGGCGCTGCCCGACGGCAGCGCCGGCCGCCTCACCGGCCGCATGGCCGACGTGGGCAGCATCCGGGCCGATGCGCTGAACGCCGGGCTGCGCCGGTTCCTGCGCACCCGCATTGATTCCACGGTGCTGCGCACGCGGCTCACGGGCTCGTCCAATTTGATTGACAAGAACAACGAGAACCTGACGCTCAACATGATAACCGGCATGAGCATCGACATTCTCATGGTCACGCTCATCGTGCTGGCGCTGTTCAAGTCATTCAAAATGACCATCATCGTGCTCATCCCCAACCTGGTGCCCATCCTCATCGTGGCCGGCGTGATGGGCCTGGCCGGCGTGAGCATGAAGGTGAGCACGAGCATCATCTTCACCATCGCCTTCGGCATCGCGGTGGACGATACCATCCACTTCATCAGCAAGTTGCGCCTCACCCTGGCCCACGAAACGTCCGTGTTCCGGGCCGTGCGCCACACCTACCTGCTGGCCGGCAAGGCCGTCATCGTCACGTCGCTGATTCTGGTCGGCGGCTTCTCCACGCTGCTGTTTTCCTCGTTCGACGGCACGTTCTACGTCGG